CGGTAGCGCAGGAACCGCAGTTGTTCCGGTCCGTGCACGGTCAGCTTCAGCCGGCGCCCCAGCCACAGGGCCGCCGCCAGCACCGGGCCGGGAACCGTGAGCGTCCCCCGGCCCAGCAGTGCGGCGATCTCGCGGACGGTCAGGGCGCCGTCGCCTGCCACATTGAAGATGCCGCTGCGCCCGGTCACCACGGCGCGGACCATGGCGTCGGCGACGTCGGTGTCCCAGGCAAAGACAAACGGGGACTCACTGCCCGCAACCCGCAGCAGCCGCGGCGCATCGAACAGTGCGGTGATCTGGTTGCGGACCTGCTCCCCCAGGATGGTGCCGATGCGGAAGATCGTCTGTTTCAGCTCCGGATGCTCCTGCCGGCAGCGGGCCAGCTCCTCCTCGACCAGGCGCTTGTGGCGGCTGTAGGCAAACTCGTCGTTGCCGCGCAGCGGATCGTTTTCCCGCAGCCACGCCGGGTTGTCGGGGTGGTAGCCGTAGGCCGCTCCGGAGGAGGAAATGACCACATGATTTACCCCCGCGTCGATGCAGGCCGCCAGCACGTTCCGGGAACCGGTCACATCCACCCTGAACTCCTGTTCGCGGGTGGTGTCCTTGCCCGGATTCACGATCGCCGCCAGATGCACCACGGTATCGATCCGGTGCTCCGCCAGCAGCCGGCCCACGTCGGGGGAACAAACATCGGCCAGGGCGTAGTGAACACCGTCAAGGCGGCGTTCGGCGGCGGGTTCCCGGATGTCCAGGGACAGGACGTGGGAAATCTTCGGATGCTCCAGCAGCTTGGCCACCACCGCGCTGCCGAGGAAGCCGTTGCCGCCGGTGACGCAGACCCGGCTCACGCGGTTCCCTCCCGGGCTGTGGTGCCGGCAGCACCGCCAGCGCGGACGGCTTTCCGGGCATCCCGCCGCCGCCACCAGGTGGCCAGCAGCAGGCCGGCCAGAATGTCCCAGATCCCCCACCAGGCGGCAATCATGGCCATGCCGCCCAGCCCGGCGAAGAAGGTGAGGGTCAGGCCCAGCCCCAGCCCGGTGTTCCGGGCCCCCACCTCGAAGGCGAAGGCCCTGCGGTCCGGCTCCCCCAGCCGGGCTGCGGCGGCTGTCCAGTAACCGACGGCCAGGGCCACGGCGTCATGCAGCAGCACCACCAGGAAGATGGTGCCGAGGTGCTCGCGCAGCGGTCCCAGGTTGCTGGCCGTGCCGGAGACGATGAACACCAGCAGCGCTACCAGGCCCACCCGCTGCACCCACGGCAGGGCCTTGGCGGTCAGGGCGGGGAACCGACGGGCCAGCGGCATGCCCACGGCAAAGGGAACCCCGATGATCAGCAGCACCTGGACCAGCATCTCTGTGCGGTTCAGGGAAAAGTCCCGCATCAGGGCGTCAGTGGCCGGGTTCAGCGACGCCCAGAGCGCCACATTCAGCGGCATGACCACGATGGCCACCAGGTTGGATACCGCGGTCATCGACGCTGACAAGGCAACATTGCCTCCGGCCCGGTGGGTCAGCACATTGGAGATTCCGCCCGGCGGGCAGCACGCCACCAGGATCATGCCCAGCGCGATCGAGGCTGGAACCTTCAGCAGCAGGGCAAGCCCGACGGTGACGGCGGGCAGGAGCAGGTATTGGGCGCCGATGCCCAGCACCACCGCCTTGGGATGGCGGGCAACGGTTCGGAAGTCAGACGGGCGGACCTCCAGGGCGATTCCGAGAATGATCAGGGCCAGGACCGCGTTCAGGACGATCAGCGAGGCTGGGGTGAAGCTCAGTACGACGTCGTCAATGGGCATCCGCGCCCACCTCCTGCCGCGCCGGCGCCCCATTTGACCCGCCGGGGTGGTCCGGCGGGTCAAGGAGCGCCAGGTGGGCGGCCAATTGGGCCCGGTAGGCATCCTTGTTGACGTAGTAGCTCATCCGGTCCAGCCCAAGGTACTTGTAGCCGCCGGTCATGTCAGGTGACGGTCCGGCCAGG
This genomic interval from Arthrobacter sp. zg-Y820 contains the following:
- a CDS encoding SDR family oxidoreductase, with the protein product MSRVCVTGGNGFLGSAVVAKLLEHPKISHVLSLDIREPAAERRLDGVHYALADVCSPDVGRLLAEHRIDTVVHLAAIVNPGKDTTREQEFRVDVTGSRNVLAACIDAGVNHVVISSSGAAYGYHPDNPAWLRENDPLRGNDEFAYSRHKRLVEEELARCRQEHPELKQTIFRIGTILGEQVRNQITALFDAPRLLRVAGSESPFVFAWDTDVADAMVRAVVTGRSGIFNVAGDGALTVREIAALLGRGTLTVPGPVLAAALWLGRRLKLTVHGPEQLRFLRYRPVLDNTALKEDFGFAPTYTSREAFLAFRAARDAAAAAGQAVTAPGRPIR
- a CDS encoding bile acid:sodium symporter family protein, with the translated sequence MPIDDVVLSFTPASLIVLNAVLALIILGIALEVRPSDFRTVARHPKAVVLGIGAQYLLLPAVTVGLALLLKVPASIALGMILVACCPPGGISNVLTHRAGGNVALSASMTAVSNLVAIVVMPLNVALWASLNPATDALMRDFSLNRTEMLVQVLLIIGVPFAVGMPLARRFPALTAKALPWVQRVGLVALLVFIVSGTASNLGPLREHLGTIFLVVLLHDAVALAVGYWTAAAARLGEPDRRAFAFEVGARNTGLGLGLTLTFFAGLGGMAMIAAWWGIWDILAGLLLATWWRRRDARKAVRAGGAAGTTAREGTA